A section of the Neisseria dumasiana genome encodes:
- the nrdA gene encoding class 1a ribonucleoside-diphosphate reductase subunit alpha: MNAANDLKVTKRDGRLEPLDLYKIHRVINWAAEGLDNVSVSQVELKSHIQFYNGIRTDDIHETIIKAAADLISQDTPDYQYLAARLAIFHLRKIAYGEFEPPHLFDHVSKLTEAGKYDRHILADYSREEFEELNDYIDHERDMTFSYGAVKQLEGKYLVQNRVTRQIYETPQFLYILVAMCLFAKYPKATRLDYVKRFYDAVSTFKISLPTPIMSGVRTPTRQFSSCVLIECDDSLDSINATTSAIVKYVSQRAGIGINAGRIRGLGSEIRGGEAQHTGCIPFFKMFQAAVKSCSQGGVRGGAATLFYPLWHIEVESLLVLKNNRGVEDNRVRHLDYGVQINRLLYTRLIKGGNITLFSPNEVPGLYEAFFADQDQFECLYTQYEQDPNIRKRSLPATELFSLMMQERAGTGRIYIQNVDHCNTHSPFDPKVAPVRQSNLCLEIALPTKPLNDINDENGEIALCTLSAFNLGALESLDELEGLADLAVRALDALLDYQDYPVKAAKVATMNRRTLGIGVINYAYYLAKNGVKYSDDSAIPLTHRTFEAIQYYLLKASVELAKEFGACPLFNETTYAQGKLPIDTYKKDLDAICQEPLHLDWESLRADIVKHGLRNSTLTALMPSETSSQIANATNGIEPPRGLVSVKASKDGILKQVVPEFGRLKNQYELLWQMPSNDGYLKLVGIMQKFVDQAISANTSYDPQRFEGGRVPMKQLLKDLLTAYKFGLKTLYYHNTRDGADDTQTDLQDDGCVGGACKI, encoded by the coding sequence ATGAATGCAGCAAATGACCTGAAAGTTACAAAGCGAGACGGTAGGTTAGAACCGTTGGACCTTTATAAAATCCACCGCGTCATCAACTGGGCGGCGGAAGGTTTGGACAATGTTTCCGTTTCTCAGGTCGAGCTGAAGTCGCATATCCAGTTTTACAACGGCATCCGTACCGACGATATCCACGAAACCATCATCAAAGCGGCGGCCGATTTAATTTCACAAGATACGCCCGATTACCAATATCTCGCCGCACGCTTGGCGATTTTCCATTTACGCAAAATTGCATATGGCGAATTCGAGCCGCCGCACCTGTTCGACCACGTTTCCAAGCTCACCGAAGCGGGTAAATACGACCGCCATATCCTTGCCGATTACAGCCGTGAAGAATTCGAAGAATTGAACGATTATATCGACCACGAGCGCGATATGACTTTCTCTTACGGTGCGGTCAAGCAGCTTGAAGGCAAATATCTGGTGCAAAACCGCGTAACCCGCCAAATCTACGAAACGCCGCAGTTTCTGTATATTTTGGTGGCCATGTGCCTGTTTGCCAAATATCCGAAAGCCACCCGTTTGGATTATGTGAAACGCTTTTACGATGCCGTTTCCACCTTCAAAATTTCCCTGCCTACGCCGATTATGTCGGGCGTGCGCACGCCGACGCGCCAATTCTCAAGCTGCGTGTTGATTGAGTGCGACGACAGTCTCGACAGCATCAACGCCACCACCAGCGCGATTGTGAAATACGTTTCGCAACGTGCCGGTATCGGCATCAACGCAGGCCGTATCCGCGGCTTGGGCAGCGAAATCCGCGGCGGCGAGGCACAACACACCGGCTGTATTCCGTTTTTCAAAATGTTCCAAGCCGCGGTTAAGTCTTGTTCGCAAGGCGGCGTGCGCGGCGGCGCGGCTACTCTGTTTTACCCGCTGTGGCACATCGAAGTGGAAAGCCTGCTGGTGCTGAAAAACAACCGCGGCGTAGAAGACAACCGCGTTCGCCATCTCGACTACGGCGTGCAAATCAACCGCCTGCTTTATACCCGCCTGATTAAAGGCGGCAACATTACCTTGTTCTCGCCCAACGAAGTACCCGGCTTGTACGAAGCGTTTTTTGCCGATCAAGACCAGTTCGAGTGTTTGTATACGCAATACGAACAGGATCCGAATATCCGCAAACGTTCACTGCCTGCAACCGAACTGTTTTCATTGATGATGCAGGAACGCGCCGGCACAGGCCGCATCTACATTCAAAACGTCGATCATTGCAACACGCACAGCCCGTTTGACCCCAAAGTCGCGCCTGTGCGCCAATCCAACCTGTGCCTGGAAATCGCCCTGCCGACCAAGCCGTTAAACGACATCAACGATGAAAACGGCGAAATAGCCTTGTGTACCTTGTCGGCATTCAACTTGGGCGCGCTGGAAAGTTTGGATGAACTCGAAGGCTTGGCCGATCTCGCCGTCCGCGCACTCGATGCCTTGTTGGATTATCAGGATTACCCCGTTAAAGCGGCCAAAGTCGCCACCATGAACCGCCGCACCCTCGGCATCGGCGTGATTAACTACGCCTACTATTTGGCCAAAAACGGTGTGAAATACAGCGACGATTCCGCTATCCCTTTAACCCACCGCACCTTTGAAGCCATCCAATACTACTTGCTCAAAGCCTCGGTGGAACTCGCCAAAGAATTCGGAGCCTGCCCGCTGTTCAATGAAACTACTTACGCGCAAGGCAAACTGCCGATTGATACCTACAAAAAAGATTTGGATGCCATCTGCCAAGAGCCGCTGCATCTCGATTGGGAAAGCCTGCGTGCCGACATTGTGAAGCACGGCCTGCGCAATTCAACCTTAACCGCCTTGATGCCGTCTGAAACCAGCTCGCAGATTGCCAACGCCACCAACGGCATCGAACCGCCGCGCGGTTTGGTGTCTGTCAAAGCCTCGAAAGACGGTATTCTGAAACAAGTGGTGCCTGAATTCGGCCGTCTGAAAAACCAATACGAACTGCTGTGGCAAATGCCTTCCAACGACGGTTATTTAAAACTTGTCGGCATTATGCAGAAGTTTGTCGATCAGGCCATTTCCGCCAATACCAGCTACGACCCGCAACGCTTCGAAGGCGGCCGCGTCCCGATGAAGCAACTGCTGAAAGATTTGCTCACCGCCTACAAATTCGGCTTGAAAACCCTGTATTACCATAACACCCGCGACGGAGCTGACGATACGCAGACTGACTTGCAGGATGACGGCTGTGTTGGTGGGGCTTGTAAGATCTAG
- a CDS encoding PAAR domain-containing protein — MATRRVIIVGDRTTHGGIVLTGSSTMLVEGKQIAKIGDLVHCPKCNGTFPIIEGSNQAFFFGTGVALEGMKVACGAVLIGSQSLMYVDDEASGSGKSHISLNVLENKKEIEKKIIDLYWSYGENKIRLDQEKSRYYTDLNLHIVTENYHDGELVSVECEYEGEMGISKKTVSAVVNNNAACILQVFKNERIIV; from the coding sequence GTGGCAACACGCAGAGTAATTATAGTAGGTGACCGAACTACACATGGTGGTATAGTTTTAACTGGTTCGAGTACGATGCTAGTGGAAGGAAAGCAAATCGCAAAAATAGGAGATTTGGTACATTGTCCAAAATGTAATGGCACTTTCCCTATTATAGAAGGCTCCAATCAGGCGTTTTTCTTTGGTACAGGTGTTGCACTTGAAGGAATGAAAGTGGCATGTGGAGCTGTATTAATAGGCTCACAATCATTAATGTATGTTGATGATGAAGCTAGTGGCTCGGGTAAGTCACATATTTCGCTTAATGTTTTAGAGAATAAAAAAGAGATTGAGAAAAAAATAATAGATTTATATTGGTCTTATGGTGAAAATAAAATCCGATTAGATCAAGAAAAATCAAGATATTATACGGATTTGAATTTGCATATTGTTACCGAGAATTATCATGATGGGGAGCTTGTTTCGGTAGAGTGTGAATATGAAGGGGAGATGGGGATTAGTAAGAAAACGGTTTCAGCAGTTGTGAATAATAATGCAGCCTGTATTTTGCAGGTGTTTAAAAATGAAAGAATTATAGTTTAG
- a CDS encoding type VI secretion system amidase effector protein Tae4, with translation MTITVTAQGSSASISIKRPRFSDLWKAYPKKSSAEEAYRQAGGIPLALYLENSTAYENACAIRLSHSFNEGNFPLTKQKLSSVKNAYAQKGANGKPYLFRVNDMIKYVTNQLGKPDIELIANGTNQSKHFAGMQGIIIFVVKGWGNATGHVTLWNDYECGDKCYFQPNNATLVKILFWRLID, from the coding sequence ATGACCATCACAGTAACTGCTCAAGGAAGTTCAGCTTCTATTTCTATTAAAAGACCGAGATTTTCTGATTTATGGAAAGCTTATCCTAAAAAATCAAGTGCAGAAGAAGCTTACCGGCAGGCAGGCGGTATTCCGCTTGCGTTATATTTAGAAAACTCAACCGCTTATGAGAATGCTTGTGCTATCAGATTGAGCCATTCATTCAATGAAGGAAATTTTCCTTTAACTAAACAGAAATTATCCAGTGTGAAAAATGCTTACGCTCAAAAAGGAGCAAATGGAAAACCATATCTATTCAGAGTTAATGACATGATTAAGTATGTTACTAATCAGTTAGGAAAACCTGACATAGAATTAATAGCAAATGGAACTAATCAAAGTAAACATTTCGCAGGCATGCAAGGCATCATTATTTTTGTGGTTAAAGGGTGGGGTAATGCAACCGGGCATGTGACATTATGGAATGACTATGAATGTGGAGACAAATGTTATTTCCAACCAAATAATGCAACGTTAGTAAAAATATTATTTTGGAGATTAATAGATTGA
- the nrdB gene encoding class Ia ribonucleoside-diphosphate reductase subunit beta encodes MSYSTFSKAKNDALQEPMFFGQPVNVARYDQQKYEIFEKLIEKQLSFFWRPEEIDVSRDRIDYQNLPDHEKHIFISNLKYQTLLDSIQGRSPNVALLPLVSIPELETWIETWSFSETIHSRSYTHIIRNIVNDPSLVFDDIVDNEYIIARAEDIACYYDDLIEYTQYYNLLGEGEHRVNGKVVMVNKRELKKKLYLCLMCVNVLEAIRFYVSFACSFAFAERELMEGNAKIIKLIARDEALHLTSTQHMLNLMRSGADDPEMAEIAAELEQECFELFKTAATQEKEWAEYLFKDGSMIGLNKEILSQYVEYITNLRMAAVGLKPAFEGASQNPIPWINAWLSSDNVQVAPQEVEISSYLIGQIDAEVSADDLGDFEL; translated from the coding sequence ATGTCATACAGTACATTCAGCAAAGCAAAAAATGATGCTTTGCAGGAGCCGATGTTTTTCGGCCAGCCTGTGAATGTTGCCCGTTATGACCAACAAAAATACGAAATTTTTGAAAAACTGATTGAAAAACAACTGTCTTTCTTTTGGCGGCCGGAAGAAATCGACGTGTCGCGCGACCGTATCGATTACCAGAATCTGCCTGATCATGAAAAGCATATTTTCATCAGCAACCTGAAATACCAAACGCTGTTGGATTCGATTCAGGGCCGCAGCCCGAATGTGGCTTTGCTGCCGTTGGTGTCGATTCCGGAGTTGGAAACGTGGATTGAAACGTGGTCGTTTTCGGAAACCATCCATTCGCGCAGCTATACGCACATTATCCGCAATATTGTGAACGACCCTTCGTTGGTGTTCGATGATATTGTCGATAACGAATACATCATTGCCCGTGCGGAAGATATCGCCTGCTATTACGATGATTTGATTGAATATACCCAATACTACAATCTGTTGGGCGAGGGCGAGCACCGTGTGAACGGCAAGGTGGTTATGGTTAACAAGCGCGAGCTGAAAAAGAAACTGTATCTGTGCCTGATGTGCGTGAATGTGCTGGAAGCGATCCGTTTTTATGTGTCGTTTGCCTGCTCGTTTGCTTTTGCCGAACGCGAGTTGATGGAAGGCAATGCGAAAATCATCAAGTTGATTGCGCGTGATGAAGCTTTGCACTTAACCAGCACGCAGCATATGTTGAACCTGATGCGCAGCGGTGCGGACGACCCTGAAATGGCTGAAATTGCCGCCGAATTGGAACAGGAATGTTTCGAGTTGTTTAAAACGGCGGCCACTCAGGAAAAAGAGTGGGCGGAATATCTGTTTAAAGACGGCTCGATGATTGGCCTGAATAAGGAAATTTTGAGCCAGTATGTTGAATATATTACCAATTTGCGCATGGCAGCGGTTGGTTTGAAGCCTGCTTTTGAAGGGGCGAGCCAAAACCCGATTCCGTGGATCAATGCTTGGTTGTCGTCCGACAACGTTCAGGTGGCGCCGCAGGAAGTGGAAATCAGCTCTTACTTAATCGGCCAGATTGATGCCGAAGTGAGTGCCGACGATTTGGGTGATTTCGAACTTTAA
- the yfaE gene encoding class I ribonucleotide reductase maintenance protein YfaE produces MPLITTRDKIFELQNGETLLEGLERTGHEVEYQCRSGYCGSCRVKILSGRVEYDDFPLAFVAPGEILPCCCRVTEAVELDCRLRVEEPDLFDVDLFDE; encoded by the coding sequence ATGCCTTTAATTACCACACGAGACAAAATTTTCGAGCTTCAAAACGGTGAAACGTTGTTGGAAGGTTTGGAGCGCACCGGCCATGAGGTCGAATACCAATGCCGCAGCGGTTATTGCGGTTCGTGCCGTGTGAAAATATTATCGGGCAGGGTGGAATATGATGATTTTCCGTTGGCGTTTGTGGCACCGGGCGAAATTCTGCCGTGTTGTTGCCGGGTAACGGAGGCGGTGGAGCTGGATTGCCGGTTGCGCGTGGAAGAACCGGATTTGTTTGATGTCGATTTATTTGATGAATAA
- the glnD gene encoding [protein-PII] uridylyltransferase, translating to MHNLIPLAADTLKTRKQQAVDAYRVRHNPLIFFEQYGAAVEEALAVLWQTLFSDHTNLCLMATGGFGRGEMYPYSDVDLALVSAEPLTPQEQERTAAFVQALWDMQLTPALKAGSISELCESAREDITGDTAFLEARILCGNRSVGTELLERMNLQRDTVSFIEAKLLEMQQRHAKSQGTGAVLEPNIKTCPGGLRDIHTMLWLAKAQGLDAPLGTLIAQGVLTRTEAAMLLNSHTRLATIRIELHLSAGRNEDRLIFDLQSQVAENLGWQNESRRERSEKLMRMFYRAGKTLIQLGGILLPMLRGRVYSLVRRVVHRIDEHYYQLDNQVAVYDKKLFARQPEHLFKIIEILQTRNDISSIAPKTLRAWWAATRKINRRFYDNAENRRRFAGFFKQGEGLTHVMRFLNLYGVLERYLPAWGKIVGLLQHDLFHIYPVDDHILTVLHNMRRLAMDSRSHELPFASALMHAFEKKHILYLAAFFHDIAKGRGGDHSIEGIADARRFADDHFLSEEESALLCWLVEDHLLMSAVAQKEDIQDPDVISHFCERVQTRERLSALYLLTVSDIRGTNPKLWNSWKAGLLESLFHAAARRFAGESGSRHQLVSRRQQSAVDQLNRAGTPEKQQKKLWQALGSAYFVRHELQDILWHTANLVHQTESPQIRSRLLEGGTLQVMVFMPNAPRLFARLCRIFSRHGFDILAARAFVTEHNYILDTFIVQIPEKYDSGEYRSVQSGLEAEINNFIHGFDTTQNHTPHSTAVRSRRSRHLPIAPSVHLMPETDYPGWYTLEIVAVNRPYLLADIAEVLSAQDISLRYAKIATLDERAEDSFVLFSPQLDNPKKQLALTQALLEQLSA from the coding sequence ATGCACAACCTGATTCCTTTAGCCGCCGACACCTTAAAAACCCGTAAACAACAAGCCGTCGATGCTTACCGTGTCCGGCATAACCCCCTGATATTTTTCGAGCAATACGGAGCGGCCGTCGAAGAAGCGTTGGCCGTTTTGTGGCAGACGCTTTTTTCAGACCATACCAACCTGTGCCTGATGGCCACGGGCGGTTTCGGGCGCGGCGAAATGTATCCGTATTCCGATGTTGATTTGGCTTTGGTGTCCGCCGAGCCGCTTACGCCTCAAGAACAGGAACGCACCGCCGCATTCGTGCAGGCTTTGTGGGATATGCAGCTTACTCCCGCCCTTAAAGCAGGCAGCATTTCGGAATTGTGCGAGAGTGCGCGTGAAGACATTACCGGCGACACTGCCTTTCTCGAAGCCCGCATTCTGTGCGGCAACCGCAGCGTCGGCACCGAACTGCTCGAACGCATGAACCTCCAGCGCGACACCGTATCTTTTATCGAAGCCAAACTGCTCGAAATGCAACAAAGGCATGCCAAATCGCAAGGAACGGGAGCGGTGCTGGAGCCTAACATCAAAACCTGCCCCGGCGGCCTGCGCGATATCCACACCATGCTGTGGCTGGCCAAAGCCCAAGGTTTGGATGCACCTTTAGGCACGTTGATTGCGCAAGGCGTACTCACCCGCACCGAAGCCGCCATGCTGCTCAACAGCCACACCCGTTTGGCCACCATCCGCATCGAGCTGCATCTGTCTGCCGGGCGCAACGAAGACCGCCTGATTTTCGATTTGCAGTCGCAAGTTGCCGAGAATCTGGGCTGGCAAAACGAAAGCCGGCGCGAAAGAAGCGAAAAGCTGATGCGTATGTTTTACCGTGCCGGCAAAACCCTGATCCAATTGGGCGGCATTCTGCTGCCCATGTTGCGCGGCCGCGTCTATTCGCTGGTGCGCCGCGTGGTTCACCGCATCGACGAGCACTATTACCAACTCGACAATCAGGTTGCCGTGTACGACAAAAAACTGTTTGCCCGCCAGCCCGAGCATCTGTTTAAAATCATCGAGATTCTGCAAACCCGCAACGATATTTCCAGCATCGCCCCAAAAACCCTGCGCGCATGGTGGGCGGCCACCCGCAAAATCAACCGCCGGTTTTACGACAATGCCGAAAACCGCCGCCGCTTCGCAGGCTTTTTCAAGCAAGGCGAAGGGCTGACCCATGTGATGCGTTTTCTCAACCTCTACGGCGTGCTGGAACGCTATCTGCCCGCGTGGGGCAAAATCGTCGGCCTGCTCCAGCACGACCTCTTCCACATCTACCCCGTCGACGACCACATTCTCACCGTTTTGCACAATATGCGGCGTTTGGCGATGGACTCGCGCAGCCATGAGCTGCCGTTTGCTTCGGCATTGATGCACGCTTTCGAGAAAAAACACATTCTCTATCTCGCCGCATTTTTCCACGACATCGCCAAAGGCCGCGGCGGCGACCACTCCATCGAAGGCATTGCCGACGCCCGCCGTTTTGCCGACGACCATTTTCTCAGCGAAGAAGAAAGCGCGCTGCTGTGCTGGCTGGTAGAAGACCACCTGCTCATGTCGGCCGTGGCGCAAAAAGAAGACATCCAAGACCCCGACGTGATCAGCCATTTCTGCGAACGCGTACAAACCCGCGAGCGCTTGTCCGCCCTTTACCTGCTCACCGTATCCGATATCCGCGGCACCAATCCCAAATTATGGAACAGCTGGAAAGCCGGTTTGCTCGAAAGCCTGTTTCACGCCGCCGCCCGCCGTTTTGCCGGAGAAAGCGGCAGCCGCCACCAACTGGTCAGCCGCCGCCAACAGAGTGCGGTCGACCAACTCAACCGCGCAGGCACACCCGAAAAGCAACAGAAAAAACTTTGGCAGGCACTCGGCTCGGCCTATTTTGTGCGCCACGAATTGCAAGACATCCTCTGGCACACCGCCAATCTCGTCCACCAAACCGAATCCCCCCAAATACGCAGCCGCCTGCTCGAAGGCGGAACGCTGCAAGTGATGGTGTTCATGCCCAACGCCCCGCGCCTGTTTGCCCGCCTGTGCCGCATTTTCAGCCGCCACGGGTTCGACATTCTCGCCGCCCGCGCTTTCGTTACCGAGCACAACTATATTCTCGACACCTTTATCGTGCAGATACCCGAAAAATACGACAGCGGCGAATACCGCAGCGTACAAAGCGGATTAGAAGCCGAAATCAATAATTTCATTCACGGCTTCGACACCACCCAAAACCATACCCCGCACAGCACCGCCGTCCGCAGCCGCCGCAGCCGCCACCTGCCGATCGCACCGAGCGTACACCTGATGCCCGAAACCGACTATCCGGGCTGGTACACCCTCGAAATCGTCGCCGTCAACCGCCCTTATCTACTGGCCGACATAGCCGAAGTGCTGTCCGCTCAAGACATCAGCCTGCGCTATGCCAAAATCGCCACGCTCGACGAACGCGCCGAAGACAGCTTCGTGCTGTTCAGCCCCCAACTCGACAACCCTAAAAAACAACTGGCGTTAACTCAGGCGCTGCTGGAACAGCTTTCCGCATAA
- a CDS encoding fumarylacetoacetate hydrolase family protein, with product MTTIRLNGQAAGVNNIYCIGRNYVDHIAELKNETPTEPVVFMKPNNSMLAHGGTIRLPHYSQSVHYECEMVLFIGQDSDGLDSRDLSGIVAGYGVGLDLTARDVQSRLKEKGLPWTKAKGFRGAACVSDFVDAAALPQAQDCVFTLTVNGELRQKGQTSHMIYPIAAILRELAESYGLKAGDVVFTGTPAGVGELHAGDKLELDLAGVVRAHFDVA from the coding sequence ATGACCACAATCCGTTTGAACGGCCAAGCCGCAGGCGTGAACAATATCTACTGCATCGGCCGCAATTATGTTGACCATATCGCCGAATTGAAAAACGAAACGCCCACCGAGCCGGTGGTGTTTATGAAGCCCAACAACAGCATGCTTGCCCATGGCGGCACCATACGTTTGCCGCATTACAGCCAATCGGTGCATTACGAATGCGAAATGGTGCTGTTTATCGGGCAGGATTCAGACGGCCTCGACAGCCGTGATTTAAGCGGCATTGTGGCCGGATACGGCGTCGGCCTTGATTTGACCGCCCGCGACGTTCAAAGCCGTCTGAAAGAAAAAGGGCTGCCGTGGACGAAAGCCAAAGGTTTCCGCGGCGCGGCGTGCGTATCGGATTTTGTTGATGCCGCCGCGCTGCCGCAAGCGCAGGATTGTGTGTTTACCTTGACTGTGAACGGCGAGTTGCGCCAAAAAGGGCAAACATCCCACATGATTTACCCGATTGCCGCCATTTTGCGCGAACTGGCCGAAAGCTACGGTTTGAAAGCCGGCGATGTGGTGTTTACCGGCACACCGGCGGGCGTGGGCGAACTGCATGCTGGTGACAAGTTGGAATTGGATTTGGCCGGCGTGGTGCGGGCGCATTTTGATGTGGCTTGA
- a CDS encoding ATP-binding protein, translated as MKPVQFFELAASVLKRLDMLLPPETAEPDWNALAYRWQSIGRKGLLESLPNPHTFPLKRLAAVDNQMHRLVRNTEQFLTGRPANNVLMTGARGTGKSSLVKALLHEYADRGLRLIEVDKTDLITLPALLPLLEKRAEKFIVFCDDLSFESGDETYKALKTALDGGLSQRCANVLVYATSNRRHLMPEYMDENQAFTGERGEGHPKEAVEEKVSLSDRFGLWLSFYPFDQNDYLKAVANWLEDFGLPYNEAARKAALDWSLTRGNRSGRTAWQFVCDWAGRPSEEREA; from the coding sequence ATGAAACCCGTACAGTTTTTTGAACTTGCCGCTTCCGTGCTGAAGCGTTTGGATATGCTGCTGCCGCCCGAAACGGCCGAACCGGATTGGAACGCACTGGCCTACCGTTGGCAGAGCATAGGCAGAAAAGGCCTGCTCGAAAGCCTGCCCAATCCGCACACTTTTCCGCTTAAACGGCTGGCGGCGGTGGACAACCAAATGCACAGGCTGGTGCGCAACACCGAGCAGTTTTTAACCGGCCGCCCCGCCAACAACGTATTGATGACCGGCGCGCGCGGCACGGGAAAATCGTCGTTGGTGAAAGCCCTGCTGCACGAATACGCCGACCGCGGCCTGCGCCTCATCGAAGTCGATAAAACCGATTTGATTACCTTGCCCGCATTGCTGCCGCTGCTTGAAAAACGTGCTGAAAAATTCATCGTGTTTTGCGACGACTTATCGTTTGAAAGCGGCGACGAAACCTACAAAGCCCTGAAAACCGCGCTGGACGGCGGTTTGTCGCAGCGGTGTGCCAATGTGCTGGTGTATGCCACTTCCAACCGCCGCCACCTGATGCCCGAATATATGGACGAAAACCAAGCCTTTACCGGCGAGCGCGGCGAAGGTCACCCCAAAGAAGCCGTTGAAGAAAAAGTGTCGCTGTCCGACCGTTTCGGTTTGTGGCTCAGTTTTTACCCGTTCGACCAAAACGATTATCTCAAAGCCGTAGCAAACTGGCTGGAAGATTTTGGCTTGCCCTACAACGAAGCCGCACGCAAAGCCGCGCTCGATTGGTCGCTCACACGCGGCAACCGCTCCGGCAGAACGGCATGGCAGTTTGTGTGCGATTGGGCGGGCAGGCCGTCTGAAGAACGCGAGGCATAG
- a CDS encoding YceI family protein encodes MFKQTLIVAASLLALAACSPSNETAQAEQPAAEVVQAVPQTPANWEVSDAGISFLSSKINKQLGSITEQSRFTASQAVLDKDGQFKMEIDLSSVNTGIEIRDQRLKDWVFETAKFAKANVTGTVDVESVSKLALGETINLKQPLVLDIHGKQINLEADLSAQRVSADKIMVSTLSPVLLDVKAMDMTGGVAKLVEVMGLSSIVEQVPVSFNAEFTRKE; translated from the coding sequence ATGTTTAAACAAACACTGATCGTTGCAGCTTCTTTACTCGCTTTGGCCGCTTGCTCTCCTTCCAACGAAACCGCGCAAGCCGAACAACCCGCCGCCGAAGTGGTGCAAGCTGTGCCGCAAACCCCTGCCAATTGGGAAGTGTCTGATGCAGGTATCAGCTTTTTGAGCAGCAAAATCAACAAACAACTGGGCAGCATTACCGAACAGTCACGTTTTACCGCCAGCCAAGCCGTGTTGGATAAAGACGGCCAGTTCAAAATGGAAATTGATTTGAGCAGCGTTAACACCGGCATCGAAATCCGCGACCAACGCTTGAAAGACTGGGTATTTGAAACCGCCAAATTCGCCAAAGCCAACGTAACCGGCACCGTAGATGTGGAGTCTGTGAGCAAGTTGGCATTGGGTGAAACCATCAACCTGAAACAGCCTTTGGTTTTGGATATTCACGGCAAGCAAATCAATCTTGAAGCTGATTTGTCTGCACAACGCGTGAGCGCAGACAAAATCATGGTCAGCACCCTCAGCCCCGTATTGCTCGACGTGAAAGCCATGGACATGACCGGTGGCGTGGCCAAACTGGTTGAAGTAATGGGCTTGAGCTCCATCGTTGAGCAAGTGCCCGTATCGTTCAACGCCGAATTTACCCGTAAAGAGTAA